The Solicola gregarius DNA window CACCGTCGGTCATCACGTCGGTACGCGCGAATGCTCCGCAGAAGTTGACCAGAACGCTGCGCACGTTGGGATTGGACAACACCAGGTCGAGTGCCGGTGTTGCCTTCGTGTACGCGTCGCCGCCGATCTCGAGGAAGTTCGCCGCCCGCCCGCCGAAGTGGCTGATCGCATCGAGCGTCGTCATCGTGAGACCCGCACCGTTGGCGAGGACGCCGACGTCGCCGCCAAGCTCGATGTAGGAGAGTCCGAGCTCGGCACCGCTGCGTTCGAGGTCGGTGCCACCGGATGAAGGAGTGCCGCCTTGCAGGTCGGCGAGTCGAGTCTCTTGGCGCATGACCGACGCAGCGTCGATCGTGACCTTGGCGTCCAGGGCGACGACATCGCCGCTGGTCGTGAGCGCGAGCGGGTTGACTTCGACGAGGCTCGCATCGGCGTCGACGTACAGGCGGTAGATGGCGGCGAGCGCATCCGCGACCGCGTCGACGCTCCCGGGCGCAAGGCCGCTGTCGCGCACCATGGCCCCGATCGCCTCGGTGGATGCCGGCTCGCGGATGTCGAGGGGCAACCGACGCACGCTCTCGGGGCTCGTCGCGTTGACCTCCTCGATGTCCATGCCGCCCGCGGTCGAGAACAGCAGCACGGGGCCCTTGCTCACCGGGTCGTCGAGAACGGCCGCGTACAGCTCGTGGCCGATGTCGACCGCCTGCTCGACGAGCAACCGTCGTACGCGGTGGCCGTGCACGTCGCTGCCCAGGATCTCTCGTGCTGCGGCCTCCGCGGCGGCGGCCGACTCGACCACCAGCACCCCACCCGCCTTGCCGCGCTTGCCGCTGGTGATCTGTGCCTTGCAGACGACCCGACCGCCGAGCTCCGCGGCGACTGCACCTGCGGCGTCCGGCGAGTCGGCGACGTCACCACGCGGCACCGCGATGCCGATCGACGCGAGTAGCTGTTTGCCCTGGTGCTCGAGAAGGTTCACGCGTCCACCCCGTACCTACGCCGGTAGTGGCCGAACAGGTCGGCCTCGCTCGGCTCTCGTGGTTCGATCACCCGCGCAAGTCGGGTGGTGTTCAGGAAGTGCCGGTACGAGAGGTTCTCGCTGATGCTGTTGCCCGCCCACGTACCGGCGCCCATGGTGAGCGTGAAGCCGAGGCCGTTGTCGAAGCTGCCGCCGTTGCCGAATGCGTGCGCCTGGTTGACGAGTACGCGAGCGACCCGTAGCCGCTCGGCGACCTGCCGAGCGCGATCGTCACTGCGGGTGTGGATGCCGCAGGAGTGCCCGGCGCCTTGGAAGTCGAGGATCCCCTGGATCCGGGCGAGCGCGTCGTCGAGGTCGGACCATCGATAGACGGTGAGCACAACCGACAGCTTCTCGCCACTGAACGGGTGCTCCGGGCCGTACGCATCCTCCTCGACCATGATGAACGTGGTGCCGTCCGGTATGTCGAGCCCGGCATGCTGGGCGATCGTCGCGGGCGACTGCGCCGTCACGCCTTGGCTGAGGCTGCCGTCCGGCCACATCGCCTGCTGGAGTCGGGCGCGCTGGTGTTCGTCGAGGAGGTATCCGCCCGCTGCGCGCAGCTCTTCGACTGCGTCGTCGTACACGGCGTCGTGGATGTGCACGGAGTTCTCCGACGAGCAGCTGGTCGCGTAGTCGAAGGTCTTGCTGAGTGCGATCTTGGCGGCCGCGTCGCTCAGGTCGGCATCGGCGTCGATCAGTACCGGGGCGTTCCCGACACCGACACCGATGGCGGGAGTGCCCGAGCTGTACGCGGCACGTACGTTCTTCTGCGAACCGGTCACGACGACGAAGTCGGCCTGCCGCATCAGCTCGTACGTGAGCTCCTTGCTCGGCTCGTCGATGGCCTGGACCAGGTCGCTCGGCGCTCCGACAACGGCGAGCTGCTCGCGGATGTAGCTCAGCAGCAGCTGACACGTCGATGCCCCTTTCGGCGACGGCGACAAGATGACCGCATTGCCTGCCTTGAGTGCCATCAGGGCCTTGTTGGCGGGTGTCGCCGCGGGGTTCGTCGACGGACAGACCGCGGCAACGACGCCCATCGGCTTCGCGTACTCCGTGAGACCGAGCTCCGGGATCTCCCGGATCACGCCGACCGACCTGCCTGCTTGCAGATCGCGGAGCGTGCCCATCGTCTTGCGGCGGTTCTTGGCGTACTTGTCGGAGACGTTGCCGAGGCCGGTGTCGGCAACCGCCAGCTCGGCGAGCGCCTGCGCGCGGCCCGGCTCGACGATCGCCCAGGCGACGGCGTCGACCACGTCGTCGACCCTGCGCTGGTCGTACGTCTCGAACTCGCGTTGCGCCGTACGCGCCCGCTCGACGAGCGCGGTGACCCGATCGGCGACCTGCCGGCCATCCGCCGCGGCTCTGGTAGCGATGCTCACCGCGCCAACCTCCACTGTCATTATTTGGAAAAGCCTTTCACATAGAGACTAAGCGAGCGCATCTCTGCCGGTCAAGGAGACACCGAGAGTGCATGGTTCGGAGTGGAACGAACCCTTGGGTTCGAATCCAGGTGAGCGTTCCGGGCTCAGATCTGGTAGCCGTGCGGGAGCATCTCCGAGACCGTCGTGGCGGCCTCGATCACGCTGGTGCTGAGCTCGTCCAGCCGGTTCTGCGGCATTCGTACCTGCGGTCCTTGCACCGCGAGCGCGGCCAAGAGCGAGCCGTCGCCGGCGCGTACGGGTGCCGCCACGCCGCAGACGCCCGACATGCGCTCACCGAGGTTCGTGCCATAACCGGTCTTGCGTACCTGATCGAGCTCGCGGGTCAGGGCTGCCCGCGAGGTGATCGTCGACGACGTCAGCTCCTCGAGCTTGCCGAGTGCCGCGAGCTCTGCCTTCGGGTCGTCCGCGAACGCGAGCAGTACCTTGCCCGTACTCGTGCAGTGCAAGGGGATTCGCGTGCCCGTGGGTTGCGTGAAGCGCAGTGGCTGGGGCGACTCGTACCGCAGGACGACGAGCC harbors:
- the sauS gene encoding acylating sulfoacetaldehyde dehydrogenase; this encodes MSIATRAAADGRQVADRVTALVERARTAQREFETYDQRRVDDVVDAVAWAIVEPGRAQALAELAVADTGLGNVSDKYAKNRRKTMGTLRDLQAGRSVGVIREIPELGLTEYAKPMGVVAAVCPSTNPAATPANKALMALKAGNAVILSPSPKGASTCQLLLSYIREQLAVVGAPSDLVQAIDEPSKELTYELMRQADFVVVTGSQKNVRAAYSSGTPAIGVGVGNAPVLIDADADLSDAAAKIALSKTFDYATSCSSENSVHIHDAVYDDAVEELRAAGGYLLDEHQRARLQQAMWPDGSLSQGVTAQSPATIAQHAGLDIPDGTTFIMVEEDAYGPEHPFSGEKLSVVLTVYRWSDLDDALARIQGILDFQGAGHSCGIHTRSDDRARQVAERLRVARVLVNQAHAFGNGGSFDNGLGFTLTMGAGTWAGNSISENLSYRHFLNTTRLARVIEPREPSEADLFGHYRRRYGVDA
- a CDS encoding IclR family transcriptional regulator; the protein is MSEAESPSREGRVAGAQTITRALEVLDLLRGSNRDVGLTEIARTLSLHTSTAHRILRALASAGYVAQRADSGRYRLGRASFLLGRAAERDLGFDAVAPVLEQLRDETGESVNLVVRDGDRGLVVLRYESPQPLRFTQPTGTRIPLHCTSTGKVLLAFADDPKAELAALGKLEELTSSTITSRAALTRELDQVRKTGYGTNLGERMSGVCGVAAPVRAGDGSLLAALAVQGPQVRMPQNRLDELSTSVIEAATTVSEMLPHGYQI
- a CDS encoding succinate--CoA ligase subunit beta translates to MNLLEHQGKQLLASIGIAVPRGDVADSPDAAGAVAAELGGRVVCKAQITSGKRGKAGGVLVVESAAAAEAAAREILGSDVHGHRVRRLLVEQAVDIGHELYAAVLDDPVSKGPVLLFSTAGGMDIEEVNATSPESVRRLPLDIREPASTEAIGAMVRDSGLAPGSVDAVADALAAIYRLYVDADASLVEVNPLALTTSGDVVALDAKVTIDAASVMRQETRLADLQGGTPSSGGTDLERSGAELGLSYIELGGDVGVLANGAGLTMTTLDAISHFGGRAANFLEIGGDAYTKATPALDLVLSNPNVRSVLVNFCGAFARTDVMTDGVVNAIEELRPDVPISFTIHGTGEQEAIALVRERLGMEPHDLMDDAVREAIANARSDREVSA